A window of the Zeugodacus cucurbitae isolate PBARC_wt_2022May chromosome 4, idZeuCucr1.2, whole genome shotgun sequence genome harbors these coding sequences:
- the LOC105221141 gene encoding neurexin-4 isoform X2 has protein sequence MNAFGLTTALLCCGIFFISCNIRNVTADSYSDYFSDYDCNQPLMEHAVLTATSSLNDRGPEKARLNGDSAWTPIENTYNHFLTLDLGETRKTRKIATMGRKHTQEFVTEYIVQYSDDGEYWRSYVNPSNEPQMFKGNSDGNSIHYNVFEVPIIAQWVRINPTRWHDRISMRVELYGCDYVAENLYFNGTGLVTYDLQYEPVASSRESIRFRFKTAFANGLLMYSRGTQGDYFALQLKDNKMILNLDLGSSLMTSLSVGSLLDDNVWHDVVISRNRRDIIFSVDRVIVRGRIKGEFTRLNLNRALYLGGAPNIQEGIIVTQNFTGCMENIFINSTNFVRAMKDSFEYGDAYRYTKYHTVYACPSPPIYPVTFTTRGSYVRIKGYEAQSTMNVSFYFRTYEDRGIMLHHDFASGGYVRVFLDYGKVKIDMKLGDKPRIILDNYDEQFNDGKWHSFVLTIGRNRLVLDIDQRPMTTTKNIQISTGKVYFIAGGVDKNGFVGCMRLILVDGNYKLPKDWVQGEEVCCGDEVVVDACQMIDRCNPNPCQHSGVCHQNSMEFFCDCANTGYAGAVCHTSNNPLSCQAYKNVGHVHQRVNLKIDVDGSGPLEPFPVTCEFYSDGRVVTTLSHSQEHTTTVDGFQEPGSFEQNIMYDANMLQVEALLNRSHTCWQRLSYACRSSRLFNSPSEVGNFRPFSWWVSRHNQPMDYWAGALPGSRKCECGILGKCHDPTKWCNCDSNNLEWTEDGGDIREKEHLPVRAVKFGDTGTPLDEKQGRYTLGPLRCEGDDLFTNVVTFRIADATINLPPFDMGHSGDIYLEFKTTQENAVLFHATGPTDYIKLSINGGNKLQFQYQAGSGPLGVNVGTSYHLNDNQWHTVSVERNRKEARLVVDGSIKAEVREPPGPVRALHLTSDLVIGATTEYRDGYVGCIRALLLNGKMVDLKQYALRGLYGVSADCVGRCESSPCLNNGTCIERYDGYSCDCRWSAFKGPICADEIGVNLRTSSIIRYEFEGSFRSTIAENIRVGFTTTIPKGFLLGFSSNLTGEYLTIQISNSGFLRCVFDFGFERQEIIFPKKHFGLGQYHDVRFSRKNGGSTVVLTVDNYEPVEYHFDIKASADAQFNNIQYMYIGKNESMTDGFVGCVSRVQFDDIYPLKLMFQQNPPSNVKSLGTQLTEDFCGVEPVTHPPIEIETRPPPLVDEDKLRKAYGGFSIVLGFILAILLLLLLLMVFLIGRYVHRHKGDYLTHEDEGANNADDPDEAVLHSRTGHQVTKRKEWFI, from the exons GCGACTCCGCTTGGACACCGATCGAGAATACTTACAATCACTTTCTAACACTCGATCTGGGTGAAACACGCAAGACACGTAAAATTGCCACAATGGGCCGTAAGCATACACAAGAATTTGTCACCGAGTATATTGTGCAGTATTCGGATGATGGCGAATACTGGCGCTCTTATGTGAATCCGTCGAATGAGCCACAG ATGTTCAAGGGTAACTCCGATGGCAATTCCATACACTACAATGTCTTCGAGGTGCCCATAATTGCGCAGTGGGTTCGCATTAATCCAACGCGCTGGCACGATCGTATTTCAATGCGTGTCGAACTCTATGGCTGCGATTACG TTGCTGAAAACCTGTACTTCAACGGCACCGGTCTCGTCACCTACGATCTGCAGTATGAGCCAGTGGCATCCTCACGCGAATCAATACGTTTCCGTTTCAAAACCGCTTTCGCCAATGGCCTACTAATGTACTCACGCGGCACACAAGGCGATTATTTTGCGCTGCAGCTTAAGGATAATAAAATGATATTGAATCTGGATTTGGGCAGCAGTTTGATGACTTCACTTTCCGTGGGCAGTCTGTTGGACGACAATGTGTGGCACGATGTGGTGATCTCACGCAATCGTCGTGATATTATCTTCTCTGTGGATCGCGTCATAGTACGTGGACGCATTAAAGGCGAATTCACGCGCTTGAATTTGAATCGTGCC CTCTACCTTGGCGGTGCACCCAATATTCAAGAAGGCATAATTGTAACGCAAAATTTCACCGGCTGcatggaaaatatattcatcaaTTCAACGAATTTCGTGCGCGCCATGAAGGACAGTTTCGAATATGGCGACGCGTATCGTTATACGAAATACCACACCGTTTATGCATGCCCCTCGCCACCGATATACCCGGTTACATTCACCACACGCGGCTCATATGTGCGCATAAAGGGTTATGAAGCGCAAAGCACCATGAATGTTTCCTTCTATTTCCGCACTTACGAGGATAGAGGCATAATGTTGCATCATGATTTCGCTTCTGGCGGCTATGTGCGCGTATTTTTGGATTATGGTAAGGTGAAAATCGACATGAAATTGGGCGATAAGCCACGCATCATACTGGACAATTACGATGAACAATTCAACGATGGCAAATGGCATTCGTTTGTGCTGACAATTGGGCGTAATCGTTTGGTGCTCGACATCGATCAACGGCCGATGACCACAACAAAGAACATACAAATATCTACGGGCAAGGTTTACTTCATTGCGGGCGGTGTGGATAAGAATGGCTTCGTCGGTTGCATGCGGCTGATATTAGTCGATGGCAATTATAAGTTACCCAAGGATTGGGTGCAGGGTGAAGAGGTGTGTTGTGGTGATGAGGTTGTGGTGGACGCCTGTCAAATGATTGATCGTTGCAATCCGAATCCATGCCAGCACAGTGGTGTTTGCCACCAGAATTCAATGGAGTTCTTCTGTGACTGTGCCAACACCGGCTATGCGGGTGCTGTGTGTCACACAT CTAACAATCCACTCTCGTGTCAGGCCTACAAGAATGTGGGACATGTGCATCAACGCGTTAATTTGAAGATTGATGTGGACGGCAGTGGTCCACTCGAACCGTTCCCAGTTACTTGCGAGTTCTATT CCGACGGTCGCGTTGTTACCACTCTCAGTCACAGTCAAGAGCACACAACCACCGTAGATGGCTTCCAGGAGCCTGGCTCGTTCGAACAAAATATCATGTATGATGCCAATATGCTGCAAGTCGAGGCGCTGTTGAATCGCTCACATACCTGCTGGCAGCGTTTGAGCTATGCGTGCCGCTCATCGCGTCTCTTCAATTCGCCTT CTGAAGTGGGTAATTTCCGTCCCTTCTCTTGGTGGGTGTCCCGTCACAATCAACCTATGGACTATTGGGCTGGCGCTCTGCCCGGTTCGCGTAAATGTGAGTGCGGCATTTTGGGCAAATGTCACGATCCCACAAAATGGTGTAATTGCGATTCTAACAACCTCGAATGGACTGAAGATGGCGGTGATATACGTGAAAAGGAGCACTTACCGGTGCGTGCGGTGAAATTCGGCGACACTGGCACACCGCTCGATGAGAAACAAGGCCGTTACACCCTGGGTCCACTACGTTGCGAGGGTGATGATCTATTCACCAATGTGGTGACATTCCGTATTGCCGATGCCACCATTAATTTACCACCATTCGATATGGGTCATTCGGGTGATATTTACTTGGAATTCAAGACGACACAAGAAAATGCGGTGCTCTTCCATGCAACTGGACCGACAGATTACATCAAATTGAGCATAAACGGCGGCAACAAATTGCAGTTCCAATATCAAGCAGGCAGCGGACCACTTGGCGTGAATGTCGGTACAAGCTATCACTTGAACGACAATCAGTGGCACACAGTGAGCGTGGAGCGTAATCG CAAGGAAGCTCGTCTCGTTGTTGATGGTTCCATCAAAGCGGAGGTGCGTGAGCCACCAGGCCCAGTGCGCGCTTTACATCTCACCTCAGATTTGGTTATTGGCGCTACAACGGAGTACCGTGACGGCTATGTGGGCTGCATACGCGCTCTGTTGCTCAACGGCAAAATGGTGGATCTGAAACAATATGCATTACGTGGACTGTACGGTGTGAGCGCCGACTGTGTGGGCCGTTGTGAGTCTAGCCCATGCCTGAACAATGGCACATGCATCGAACGTTATGATGGATACTCATGCGATTGCCGTTGGAGTGCATTTAAGGGACCCATTTGTGCTGATG aAATTGGCGTCAATTTGCGCACCAGCTCTATTATACGCTACGAGTTCGAGGGCTCCTTCCGCTCTACGATTGCCGAAAATATACGCGTtggttttacaacaacaataccaaaagGTTTTCTACTAGGTTTCTCGTCAAATTTGACTGGTGAATATTTGACGatacaaatatcaaattcaG GTTTCTTGCGTTGTGTTTTCGATTTCGGTTTTGAGCGTCAGGAGATTATATTCCCTAAGAAACATTTCGGTTTGGGTCAATACCACGATGTGCGGTTCTCACGTAAAAATGGCGGTTCAACGGTGGTGCTTACTGTGGACAATTACGAGCCGGTCGAATATCATTTCGATATAAAAGCCAGTGCGGATGCGCAATTCAATAACATTCAATACATGTATATAGGCAAAAATGAATCGATGACGGACGGTTTCGTGGGCTGTGTGTCGCGTGTGCAATTCGATGATATCTATCCGCTGAAGCTGATGTTCCAACAGAATCCACCATCTAACGTGAAATCATTGGGCA CTCAACTAACGGAAGACTTTTGCGGCGTGGAACCCGTTACACATCCGCCCATTGAAATTGAAACGCGTCCACCACCACTTGTGGATGAGGATAAACTGCGCAAGGCATATGGCGGCTTCTCCATTGTTTTGGGCT TCATTTTGGCTATACTGCTGCTACTATTGCTGCTCATGGTCTTCTTAATTGGCCGTTACGTGCACCGTCATAAAGGAGATTATCTGACGCATGAAGATGAGGGCGCCAACAATGCCGATGATCCGGACGAGGCCGTGTTGCACTCGAGAACAGGTCATCAAGTGACGAAACGAAAAGAGTGGTTCATATAG
- the LOC105221141 gene encoding neurexin-4 isoform X3 yields the protein MGRKHTQEFVTEYIVQYSDDGEYWRSYVNPSNEPQMFKGNSDGNSIHYNVFEVPIIAQWVRINPTRWHDRISMRVELYGCDYVAENLYFNGTGLVTYDLQYEPVASSRESIRFRFKTAFANGLLMYSRGTQGDYFALQLKDNKMILNLDLGSSLMTSLSVGSLLDDNVWHDVVISRNRRDIIFSVDRVIVRGRIKGEFTRLNLNRALYLGGAPNIQEGIIVTQNFTGCMENIFINSTNFVRAMKDSFEYGDAYRYTKYHTVYACPSPPIYPVTFTTRGSYVRIKGYEAQSTMNVSFYFRTYEDRGIMLHHDFASGGYVRVFLDYGKVKIDMKLGDKPRIILDNYDEQFNDGKWHSFVLTIGRNRLVLDIDQRPMTTTKNIQISTGKVYFIAGGVDKNGFVGCMRLILVDGNYKLPKDWVQGEEVCCGDEVVVDACQMIDRCNPNPCQHSGVCHQNSMEFFCDCANTGYAGAVCHTSNNPLSCQAYKNVGHVHQRVNLKIDVDGSGPLEPFPVTCEFYSDGRVVTTLSHSQEHTTTVDGFQEPGSFEQNIMYDANMLQVEALLNRSHTCWQRLSYACRSSRLFNSPSEVGNFRPFSWWVSRHNQPMDYWAGALPGSRKCECGILGKCHDPTKWCNCDSNNLEWTEDGGDIREKEHLPVRAVKFGDTGTPLDEKQGRYTLGPLRCEGDDLFTNVVTFRIADATINLPPFDMGHSGDIYLEFKTTQENAVLFHATGPTDYIKLSINGGNKLQFQYQAGSGPLGVNVGTSYHLNDNQWHTVSVERNRKEARLVVDGSIKAEVREPPGPVRALHLTSDLVIGATTEYRDGYVGCIRALLLNGKMVDLKQYALRGLYGVSADCVGRCESSPCLNNGTCIERYDGYSCDCRWSAFKGPICADEIGVNLRTSSIIRYEFEGSFRSTIAENIRVGFTTTIPKGFLLGFSSNLTGEYLTIQISNSGFLRCVFDFGFERQEIIFPKKHFGLGQYHDVRFSRKNGGSTVVLTVDNYEPVEYHFDIKASADAQFNNIQYMYIGKNESMTDGFVGCVSRVQFDDIYPLKLMFQQNPPSNVKSLGTQLTEDFCGVEPVTHPPIEIETRPPPLVDEDKLRKAYGGFSIVLGFILAILLLLLLLMVFLIGRYVHRHKGDYLTHEDEGANNADDPDEAVLHSRTGHQVTKRKEWFI from the exons ATGGGCCGTAAGCATACACAAGAATTTGTCACCGAGTATATTGTGCAGTATTCGGATGATGGCGAATACTGGCGCTCTTATGTGAATCCGTCGAATGAGCCACAG ATGTTCAAGGGTAACTCCGATGGCAATTCCATACACTACAATGTCTTCGAGGTGCCCATAATTGCGCAGTGGGTTCGCATTAATCCAACGCGCTGGCACGATCGTATTTCAATGCGTGTCGAACTCTATGGCTGCGATTACG TTGCTGAAAACCTGTACTTCAACGGCACCGGTCTCGTCACCTACGATCTGCAGTATGAGCCAGTGGCATCCTCACGCGAATCAATACGTTTCCGTTTCAAAACCGCTTTCGCCAATGGCCTACTAATGTACTCACGCGGCACACAAGGCGATTATTTTGCGCTGCAGCTTAAGGATAATAAAATGATATTGAATCTGGATTTGGGCAGCAGTTTGATGACTTCACTTTCCGTGGGCAGTCTGTTGGACGACAATGTGTGGCACGATGTGGTGATCTCACGCAATCGTCGTGATATTATCTTCTCTGTGGATCGCGTCATAGTACGTGGACGCATTAAAGGCGAATTCACGCGCTTGAATTTGAATCGTGCC CTCTACCTTGGCGGTGCACCCAATATTCAAGAAGGCATAATTGTAACGCAAAATTTCACCGGCTGcatggaaaatatattcatcaaTTCAACGAATTTCGTGCGCGCCATGAAGGACAGTTTCGAATATGGCGACGCGTATCGTTATACGAAATACCACACCGTTTATGCATGCCCCTCGCCACCGATATACCCGGTTACATTCACCACACGCGGCTCATATGTGCGCATAAAGGGTTATGAAGCGCAAAGCACCATGAATGTTTCCTTCTATTTCCGCACTTACGAGGATAGAGGCATAATGTTGCATCATGATTTCGCTTCTGGCGGCTATGTGCGCGTATTTTTGGATTATGGTAAGGTGAAAATCGACATGAAATTGGGCGATAAGCCACGCATCATACTGGACAATTACGATGAACAATTCAACGATGGCAAATGGCATTCGTTTGTGCTGACAATTGGGCGTAATCGTTTGGTGCTCGACATCGATCAACGGCCGATGACCACAACAAAGAACATACAAATATCTACGGGCAAGGTTTACTTCATTGCGGGCGGTGTGGATAAGAATGGCTTCGTCGGTTGCATGCGGCTGATATTAGTCGATGGCAATTATAAGTTACCCAAGGATTGGGTGCAGGGTGAAGAGGTGTGTTGTGGTGATGAGGTTGTGGTGGACGCCTGTCAAATGATTGATCGTTGCAATCCGAATCCATGCCAGCACAGTGGTGTTTGCCACCAGAATTCAATGGAGTTCTTCTGTGACTGTGCCAACACCGGCTATGCGGGTGCTGTGTGTCACACAT CTAACAATCCACTCTCGTGTCAGGCCTACAAGAATGTGGGACATGTGCATCAACGCGTTAATTTGAAGATTGATGTGGACGGCAGTGGTCCACTCGAACCGTTCCCAGTTACTTGCGAGTTCTATT CCGACGGTCGCGTTGTTACCACTCTCAGTCACAGTCAAGAGCACACAACCACCGTAGATGGCTTCCAGGAGCCTGGCTCGTTCGAACAAAATATCATGTATGATGCCAATATGCTGCAAGTCGAGGCGCTGTTGAATCGCTCACATACCTGCTGGCAGCGTTTGAGCTATGCGTGCCGCTCATCGCGTCTCTTCAATTCGCCTT CTGAAGTGGGTAATTTCCGTCCCTTCTCTTGGTGGGTGTCCCGTCACAATCAACCTATGGACTATTGGGCTGGCGCTCTGCCCGGTTCGCGTAAATGTGAGTGCGGCATTTTGGGCAAATGTCACGATCCCACAAAATGGTGTAATTGCGATTCTAACAACCTCGAATGGACTGAAGATGGCGGTGATATACGTGAAAAGGAGCACTTACCGGTGCGTGCGGTGAAATTCGGCGACACTGGCACACCGCTCGATGAGAAACAAGGCCGTTACACCCTGGGTCCACTACGTTGCGAGGGTGATGATCTATTCACCAATGTGGTGACATTCCGTATTGCCGATGCCACCATTAATTTACCACCATTCGATATGGGTCATTCGGGTGATATTTACTTGGAATTCAAGACGACACAAGAAAATGCGGTGCTCTTCCATGCAACTGGACCGACAGATTACATCAAATTGAGCATAAACGGCGGCAACAAATTGCAGTTCCAATATCAAGCAGGCAGCGGACCACTTGGCGTGAATGTCGGTACAAGCTATCACTTGAACGACAATCAGTGGCACACAGTGAGCGTGGAGCGTAATCG CAAGGAAGCTCGTCTCGTTGTTGATGGTTCCATCAAAGCGGAGGTGCGTGAGCCACCAGGCCCAGTGCGCGCTTTACATCTCACCTCAGATTTGGTTATTGGCGCTACAACGGAGTACCGTGACGGCTATGTGGGCTGCATACGCGCTCTGTTGCTCAACGGCAAAATGGTGGATCTGAAACAATATGCATTACGTGGACTGTACGGTGTGAGCGCCGACTGTGTGGGCCGTTGTGAGTCTAGCCCATGCCTGAACAATGGCACATGCATCGAACGTTATGATGGATACTCATGCGATTGCCGTTGGAGTGCATTTAAGGGACCCATTTGTGCTGATG aAATTGGCGTCAATTTGCGCACCAGCTCTATTATACGCTACGAGTTCGAGGGCTCCTTCCGCTCTACGATTGCCGAAAATATACGCGTtggttttacaacaacaataccaaaagGTTTTCTACTAGGTTTCTCGTCAAATTTGACTGGTGAATATTTGACGatacaaatatcaaattcaG GTTTCTTGCGTTGTGTTTTCGATTTCGGTTTTGAGCGTCAGGAGATTATATTCCCTAAGAAACATTTCGGTTTGGGTCAATACCACGATGTGCGGTTCTCACGTAAAAATGGCGGTTCAACGGTGGTGCTTACTGTGGACAATTACGAGCCGGTCGAATATCATTTCGATATAAAAGCCAGTGCGGATGCGCAATTCAATAACATTCAATACATGTATATAGGCAAAAATGAATCGATGACGGACGGTTTCGTGGGCTGTGTGTCGCGTGTGCAATTCGATGATATCTATCCGCTGAAGCTGATGTTCCAACAGAATCCACCATCTAACGTGAAATCATTGGGCA CTCAACTAACGGAAGACTTTTGCGGCGTGGAACCCGTTACACATCCGCCCATTGAAATTGAAACGCGTCCACCACCACTTGTGGATGAGGATAAACTGCGCAAGGCATATGGCGGCTTCTCCATTGTTTTGGGCT TCATTTTGGCTATACTGCTGCTACTATTGCTGCTCATGGTCTTCTTAATTGGCCGTTACGTGCACCGTCATAAAGGAGATTATCTGACGCATGAAGATGAGGGCGCCAACAATGCCGATGATCCGGACGAGGCCGTGTTGCACTCGAGAACAGGTCATCAAGTGACGAAACGAAAAGAGTGGTTCATATAG
- the Inpp5b_0 gene encoding uncharacterized protein Inpp5b_0 → MFDTKWLPAACGSLAPALIPPAHMLVLAYFWENYSRYVDKHFCTCSCWDTIFKGPYESGVASYKHLYFNATQNSFKMWLLTVFAVIALYECIKQLIALILQQRCRYSMLLLFSLSIFSHYYAWWAYINYYNDDYYQQWNHQLFFTVTELISSLLVMHLANTTNTVTSKKVFCIVGIAILHITASSFDQFFLNVVRGEGYAHQIVRDIGFMVPDILQLIIPLWLFRKTRKESYTTRPFYRDRNLHKDIVAMLFFVLALFVVCTIL, encoded by the exons ATGTTCGATACGAAATGGTTGCCTGCCGCCTGTGGCAGTTTGGCACCCGCTCTTATACCGCCCGCTCACATGTTGGTGTTGGCCTACTTTTGGGAGAATTATTCGCGTTACGTTGATAAGCACTTTTGTACATGCTCCTGCTGGGACACCATATTCAAGGGGCCGTACGAGTCGGGTGTTGCCTCGTACAAGCATCTCTACTTCAATGCCACacaaaattcattcaaaatGTGGCTGCTCACTGTATTCGCTGTTATTGCGCTTTATGAATGCATTAAACAGTTGATTGCGTTGATATTGCAACAACGTTGTCGCTACTCGATGTTGTTGCTCTTCTCGCTGTCGATATTTTCACACTATTATGCCTGGTGGGCGTACATAAATTACTACAACGATGACTATTACCAGCAATGGAACCATCAGCTATTTTTTACG GTGACCGAATTGATATCTTCCTTGCTGGTCATGCATCTCGCGAACACCACCAACACCGTCACATCGAAGAAGGTCTTCTGTATTGTTGGCATCGCCATACTCCACATCACAGCCAGCAGTTTCGATCAGTTCTTTTTGAATGTGGTGCGTGGCGAAGGGTACGCGCATCAAATAGTACGAGATATCGGTTTTATGGTGCCAGATATACTGCAATTAATCATACCATTGTGGCTCTTCCGCAAGACGCGCAAGGAATCGTACACAACGCGCCCCTTTTACCGGGACCGCAATCTGCACAAAGACATTGTGGCGATGTTATTCTTCGTGCTGGCGCTCTTTGTTGTCTGTACGATTTTGTGA